CCGAGCGCTTCTTGACGGCGTGCCCACTTTCCGACGGGAATCGCAACCTTGCCAACGACATCCTGACCTCCAACCGCCTCCGCCCCCCCACCTCCACGCCGTCCCCCACGCCAAGCCCTACCGCGACGTCACCAGCGACGAACACCGCTGTCCCCACCGCGTCTCCCTCCAACCCGCCCACCTCGATCCCTTCCCCGACCGCCACCATCCTCCCCCCACCGTCCCCCACGCCCACCGCCTCCCCACCCCCCCGCCCCCTCTACCTCCCCCTCGCCCTCCGCGAACGCTGCCGCCCCGACGAGCAACGCCTCGACATCGCCCTCGTCCTGGACGCCAGCACGTCCATGCTCGAGCCCACCGCCGCCGGCCGGACGAAGCTCGAGGCCGCAACGGAAGCCGCCCGCATCCTGCTGGACCAGCTGCGGCTGGACAAGGGCGACCAGGCCGCGCTCATCGCGTTCAACGCGGACGTCACGACGCTCCAGACGCTCACGAGCGTGCGCGCGGATCTCGACGGTGCGCTGATGCGCATCGCCGTGGCGCAGCAGACGCGGATCGACCTCGGCGTGCAGGCCGCCGCCGACGAGTTCGGCAGCGCCCGCCACCGCCCGTCGCACACGCCCGTCATGGTCGTGCTGACGGACGGCCGCGCGAACCCCGTGCCCGCGGACGTGGCCGTGGCGAACGCGGCGGCGGCGAAGGCGGCCGGGATCACGGTGTACACGGTGGGCGTCGGCGCGGACCTCGACCTCGAGGCGCTGCGGGCGATGGCGTCGTCGCCGGCGCACGTGTTCCTGGCGCCCGATGCGGAACAACTCGCGGACGTCTATCGCGCGATCGCTGTGGCGCTGCCTTGCGCGGGGCGGTACTGGCCGGGCGGTGGCACCGGGCCGTAGGCCGTCGCGGGGGCGCTCGGGCCGGGAAGTCGCGGTGGCGATGGCGGTGGTGATGGCGGTGGCGATCTGGTTGCGGGATGGGGGCATTTGGCTTGGGCAGACGGCGACGATGGGCCGCACGTCATGGGCGACGCATGCGTCGCCCCTACAACGGCCTTGCGTGTCGAGGTGCCGCGCTCCTAAAATGGACCTTCGGCCTTCGGCCGTGATCGACGCAGCACCGCGACGCGGACCGAGTCATGGGATCGCGTGGGCGGGTGGCCGGGACGAACGGCCGGAGAGCAGGCGGAACGGAAGCGTGCGCGTCCTCATCACCGGATACGGCGGCTTCGTCGGCCGCCACCTCGCCGCGGAGCTGGCGGCAATGACGCCGTGGCGGCTGTGGGGCACGACGTGGCGGGCCGATGCGGCGCCGCCGCCGGTCGATCAGCCCGTCGAGCCCGTGGCGGTCGACCTGCGGGATCCGGCGGCCGTCGCCGAGCTGTTCGAAGCGCTCCGGCCCGACATCGTCTTCCATCTGGCGGCGCAGAGCTTCGTGCCCGACAGCTGGCGCGACCCGTGGGGCACGTTCGAGACGAACGTCCGGATGCAGCTGAACATACTGCAGGCGGCGCGCGAGCAGCG
This genomic stretch from Candidatus Avedoeria danica harbors:
- a CDS encoding VWA domain-containing protein, which gives rise to MLSVTEEGGLLTAERFLTACPLSDGNRNLANDILTSNRLRPPTSTPSPTPSPTATSPATNTAVPTASPSNPPTSIPSPTATILPPPSPTPTASPPPRPLYLPLALRERCRPDEQRLDIALVLDASTSMLEPTAAGRTKLEAATEAARILLDQLRLDKGDQAALIAFNADVTTLQTLTSVRADLDGALMRIAVAQQTRIDLGVQAAADEFGSARHRPSHTPVMVVLTDGRANPVPADVAVANAAAAKAAGITVYTVGVGADLDLEALRAMASSPAHVFLAPDAEQLADVYRAIAVALPCAGRYWPGGGTGP